A window of Microbispora hainanensis genomic DNA:
TGACCGCATCCGCGAGTACTACCAGCGGTTCTACGTCCCGCCCCGCACGGTCGTGTCGGTGGCGGGCAACGTGGACCACGAGCGGGTGGTCGCGCTGGTCGCGGCGGCGTACGAGCGGGCGGGCGCGCTGGGCGGCTCCGCCGAGCCCGCGCCGCCGCGCATCGGCGGCCCCGGCGTGGACGTCAGGACCGGCGTCCGGGTGGTCGACCGGCCGACCGAGCAGGCCAACCTGGTCCTCGGTATGACCGCGTTCCACCGCAACGACGACCGGCGCTTCGCGCTCGGCGTCCTGAACGCGGCGCTCGGCGGCGGCATGTCGTCGCGCCTGTTCCAGGAGATCCGGGAGAAGCGCGGCCTGGCCTACAGCGCCTACAGCTACACCTCGCAGTACGCCGACACCGGCCAGTTCGGCATCTACGTGGGCTGTCTGCCCTCGAAGGTGGACGACGTGCTGAAGATCTGCCGCGACGAGGTGGCCAGGGTCGTGGCCGAGGGGATCACCCCCGAGGAGATCGCCCGCGGCAAGGGCCAGATGCGCGGCGGGCTCGTGCTCGGCCTTGAGGACACCGGCTCGCGCATGTCCAGGATCGGCAAGAGCGAGCTCGTGTACGAGCGGCTCATGACGGTCGACGAGGTGCTCGGGCGGATCGAGGCGGTCACCCCCGAGGAGATCGCCGCGGTCGCCGAGGACGTCCTCAACCGGCCGCTGACCCTCGCGGTGATCGGGCCCTACTCCGACAAGGACTTCGGCTCCGCCATCGCCTGATCGTGCCGCTGAGGCCGCGCCGACGCCCTTCCGCGCCGACGCGGCCTCTTGCGTTTTCTGGGACGTGCGGCCCGCTCGCCTGCCGCCGCCCCGGCCATGCGTCCGCCCGTTACGGCTCGCGCCCGGGGGCGGTGCTTCTCGCCGTCGTGGGCTCGGGCGCGCCGGTCTGTTACGGCTCGCGCCGGGGGCGGTGCTTCTCGCCGTCGTGGGCTCGGGCGCGTCGGCCCGCTCCTCGCCGCCTCGCCCGCCGCCGTCACGTATAGCCTTGGGCGCGTGATTAAGGTCGGTGTTCTCGGCGCCCGCGGGCGCGTGGGTGTGGAAGTGTGCAAGGCCGTCGCGGCGGCCGATGACCTGGAACTCGTGGCGGAGGTCGACAAGGACGATCCGCTCGACGCGCTGACCGGCGCCGAGGTGGTGGTGGACTTCACCCACCCCGACGTCGTCATGGACAACCTGAAGTGGTGCATCTCCCACGGCATCCACACGGTCGTGGGCACGACCGGTTTCGACGCGGAGCGGCTGGAGA
This region includes:
- a CDS encoding M16 family metallopeptidase; this encodes MTTETLFPGKDGAGVIRRTVLPGGLRVVTETMPTVRSVAVGLWVGIGSRDEAPEHMGATHFLEHLLFKGTPTRDAMEISASIEGIGGEINAFTAKEYTCYYARVLDEDLPLAIDVLADVVTSSLITEEDVESERGVILEEIAMHDDDPSDVVHEQFSAELYGDTPIGRPILGNEESINALTRDRIREYYQRFYVPPRTVVSVAGNVDHERVVALVAAAYERAGALGGSAEPAPPRIGGPGVDVRTGVRVVDRPTEQANLVLGMTAFHRNDDRRFALGVLNAALGGGMSSRLFQEIREKRGLAYSAYSYTSQYADTGQFGIYVGCLPSKVDDVLKICRDEVARVVAEGITPEEIARGKGQMRGGLVLGLEDTGSRMSRIGKSELVYERLMTVDEVLGRIEAVTPEEIAAVAEDVLNRPLTLAVIGPYSDKDFGSAIA